The following proteins are encoded in a genomic region of Neomonachus schauinslandi chromosome 7, ASM220157v2, whole genome shotgun sequence:
- the DBN1 gene encoding drebrin isoform X3 gives MARRPCHGTAALAGSQAWRDGRGRRALESSGALYTYEDGSDDLKLAASGDGGLQELSGHFENQKVMYGFCSVKDSQAALPKYVLINWVGEDVPDARKCACASHVAKVAEFFQGVDVIVNASSVEDIDAGAIGQRLSNGLARLSSPVLHRLRLREDESAEPVGTTYQKTDAAVEMKRLNREQFWEQAKKEEELRKEEERKKALDERLRFEQERMEQERQEQEERERRYREREQQIEEHRRKQQTLEAEEAKRRLKEQSVFGDQRDEEEETQMKKSESEVEEAAAIIAQRPDNPREFFKQQERVASASAGSCDAPSPFNHRPGSHLDSHRRMAPTPIPTRSPSDSSTASTPVTEQIERALDEVMSSQPPPLPPPPPQETQEPGPGLDSEETSKEARAAAPEAWAGPGEEPPQAPEPPRGQGSPTEDLMFTAAPEQAVLAAPLEPAAASATAADTPAAEAVETDTATAHTAVATPVTPAAASLIDLWPGNGEEASTAQAEPRVPTPPSGAEVTLAEVPLLDEVAEEPLPLAGKGCANLLNFDELPEPPATFCDPEEELEGEPLAAPQVPTLPSALEELDQEPEPEPHLLTNGETTQKEGTQASEGYFSQSQEEEFAQSEEPCAKAPPPVFYNKPPEIDITCWDADPVPEEEEGFEGGD, from the exons ggctctgTACACATATGAGGATGGCTCAGATGACCTCAAGCTTGCAGCATCAGGAG ATGGGGGTTTGCAGGAGCTCTCCGGCCACTTTGAGAACCAGAAGGTGATGTACGGCTTCTGCAGCGTCAAGGACTCCCAGGCTGCTCTGCCAAAATACGTGCTCATCAACTGG GTTGGTGAAGATGTGCCTGATGCCCGAAAATGCGCTTGTGCCAGCCACGTGGCTAAGGTGGCTGAGTTCTTCCAG GGTGTTGATGTGATCGTGAATGCCAGCAGTGTGGAAGACATCGATGCGGGTGCCATCGGACAGCGGCTCTCCAACGGGCTGGCGCGGCTCTCCAGCCCCGTGCTGCACCGACTGCGGCTGCGGGAGGATGAGAGCGCCGAGCCGGTG GGCACCACCTATCAGAAAACGGATGCAGCTGTGGAAATGAAGCGGCTTAACCGCGAGCAGTTCTGGGAGCAGGCCAAG AAGGAGGAAGagctgaggaaggaggaggagcggAAGAAGGCCCTGGATGAGAGACTGAGGTTTGAGCAAGAGCGGATGGAGCAGGAGCGCCaggagcaggaggagcgggaACGGCGCTACCGAGAGCGGGAACAGCAGATCGAGGAGCACAG GAGGAAACAGCAGACTTTAGAAGCCGAGGAGGCCAAGCGGCGGTTGAAGGAGCAGTCTGTCTTT GGTGACCAACGGGACGAGGAGGAAGAGACCCAGATGAAGAAGTCCGAATCGGAGGTAGAG GAGGCAGCGGCCATTATTGCCCAGCGGCCTGACAACCCGCGGGAATTCTTCAAGCAGCAGGAACGAGTTGCATCGGCCTCTGCGGGCAGCTGCGATGCACCCTCGCCCTTCAACCACCGGCCAG GCAGCCACCTGGACAGCCACCGGAGGATGGCAcctacccccatccccacccgGAGCCCATCTGACTCCAGCACGGCTTCTACCCCTGTCACCGAACAGATTGAGCGGGCTCTGGATGAGGTCATGTCCTCACAGCCTCCACCACTGCCCCCGCCACCCCCGCAAG AGACCCAGGAGCCCGGGCCCGGCCTGGATAGCGAAGAGACCAGCAAAGAGGCCAGAGCCGCAGCCCCTGAGGCCTGGGCCGGCCCCGGGGAGGAGCCCCCACAGGCCCCGGAGCCTCCCCGGGGGCAAGGCAGCCCCACGGAGGACTTGATGTTCACGGCAGCTCCAGAGCAGGCCGTCCTGGCTGCCCCGCTGGAGCCTGCCGCGGCCAGTGCGACCGCAGCTGACACCCCGGCCGCGGAGGCCGTAGAGACCGACACTGCCACTGCTCACACCGCTGTTGCCACCCCCGTAACCCCCGCCGCTGCCAGCCTCATTGACCTATGGCCTGGCAACGGGGAAGAGGCCTCCACAGCCCAGGCTGAGCCTCGGGTCCCCACACCTCCCTCGGGTGCCGAGGTCACTCTGGCAGAGGTACCCCTGCTAGACGAGGTGGCTGAGGAGCCACTGCCACTGGCAGGCAAAGGCTGTGCCAACCTTCTCAATTTTGATGAGCTGCCTGAGCCGCCAGCTACCTTCTGTGACCCAGAGGAGGAACTAGAAGGGGAGCCCCTAGCTGCCCCCCAGGTCCCAACTCTGCCCTCGGCTCTAGAGGAGCTGGATCAGgagccagagccagagccccACCTGCTGACCAATGGCGAGACCACCCAGAAGGAGGGGACCCAG GCCAGTGAGGGCTACTTCAGCCAATCACAGGAGGAGGAGTTCGCCCAATCGGAAGAGCCGTGCGCAAAGGCCCCGCCTCCTGTGTTCTACAACAAACCTCCAG AAATCGACATCACCTGCTGGGATGCAGACCCAGTaccagaagaggaggagggcttCGAGGGCGGTGATTAG
- the DBN1 gene encoding drebrin isoform X2 translates to MAGVSFSGHRLELLAAYEEVIREESAADWALYTYEDGSDDLKLAASGDGGLQELSGHFENQKVMYGFCSVKDSQAALPKYVLINWVGEDVPDARKCACASHVAKVAEFFQGVDVIVNASSVEDIDAGAIGQRLSNGLARLSSPVLHRLRLREDESAEPVGTTYQKTDAAVEMKRLNREQFWEQAKKEEELRKEEERKKALDERLRFEQERMEQERQEQEERERRYREREQQIEEHRRKQQTLEAEEAKRRLKEQSVFGDQRDEEEETQMKKSESEVEEAAAIIAQRPDNPREFFKQQERVASASAGSCDAPSPFNHRPGSHLDSHRRMAPTPIPTRSPSDSSTASTPVTEQIERALDEVMSSQPPPLPPPPPQETQEPGPGLDSEETSKEARAAAPEAWAGPGEEPPQAPEPPRGQGSPTEDLMFTAAPEQAVLAAPLEPAAASATAADTPAAEAVETDTATAHTAVATPVTPAAASLIDLWPGNGEEASTAQAEPRVPTPPSGAEVTLAEVPLLDEVAEEPLPLAGKGCANLLNFDELPEPPATFCDPEEELEGEPLAAPQVPTLPSALEELDQEPEPEPHLLTNGETTQKEGTQASEGYFSQSQEEEFAQSEEPCAKAPPPVFYNKPPEIDITCWDADPVPEEEEGFEGGD, encoded by the exons ggctctgTACACATATGAGGATGGCTCAGATGACCTCAAGCTTGCAGCATCAGGAG ATGGGGGTTTGCAGGAGCTCTCCGGCCACTTTGAGAACCAGAAGGTGATGTACGGCTTCTGCAGCGTCAAGGACTCCCAGGCTGCTCTGCCAAAATACGTGCTCATCAACTGG GTTGGTGAAGATGTGCCTGATGCCCGAAAATGCGCTTGTGCCAGCCACGTGGCTAAGGTGGCTGAGTTCTTCCAG GGTGTTGATGTGATCGTGAATGCCAGCAGTGTGGAAGACATCGATGCGGGTGCCATCGGACAGCGGCTCTCCAACGGGCTGGCGCGGCTCTCCAGCCCCGTGCTGCACCGACTGCGGCTGCGGGAGGATGAGAGCGCCGAGCCGGTG GGCACCACCTATCAGAAAACGGATGCAGCTGTGGAAATGAAGCGGCTTAACCGCGAGCAGTTCTGGGAGCAGGCCAAG AAGGAGGAAGagctgaggaaggaggaggagcggAAGAAGGCCCTGGATGAGAGACTGAGGTTTGAGCAAGAGCGGATGGAGCAGGAGCGCCaggagcaggaggagcgggaACGGCGCTACCGAGAGCGGGAACAGCAGATCGAGGAGCACAG GAGGAAACAGCAGACTTTAGAAGCCGAGGAGGCCAAGCGGCGGTTGAAGGAGCAGTCTGTCTTT GGTGACCAACGGGACGAGGAGGAAGAGACCCAGATGAAGAAGTCCGAATCGGAGGTAGAG GAGGCAGCGGCCATTATTGCCCAGCGGCCTGACAACCCGCGGGAATTCTTCAAGCAGCAGGAACGAGTTGCATCGGCCTCTGCGGGCAGCTGCGATGCACCCTCGCCCTTCAACCACCGGCCAG GCAGCCACCTGGACAGCCACCGGAGGATGGCAcctacccccatccccacccgGAGCCCATCTGACTCCAGCACGGCTTCTACCCCTGTCACCGAACAGATTGAGCGGGCTCTGGATGAGGTCATGTCCTCACAGCCTCCACCACTGCCCCCGCCACCCCCGCAAG AGACCCAGGAGCCCGGGCCCGGCCTGGATAGCGAAGAGACCAGCAAAGAGGCCAGAGCCGCAGCCCCTGAGGCCTGGGCCGGCCCCGGGGAGGAGCCCCCACAGGCCCCGGAGCCTCCCCGGGGGCAAGGCAGCCCCACGGAGGACTTGATGTTCACGGCAGCTCCAGAGCAGGCCGTCCTGGCTGCCCCGCTGGAGCCTGCCGCGGCCAGTGCGACCGCAGCTGACACCCCGGCCGCGGAGGCCGTAGAGACCGACACTGCCACTGCTCACACCGCTGTTGCCACCCCCGTAACCCCCGCCGCTGCCAGCCTCATTGACCTATGGCCTGGCAACGGGGAAGAGGCCTCCACAGCCCAGGCTGAGCCTCGGGTCCCCACACCTCCCTCGGGTGCCGAGGTCACTCTGGCAGAGGTACCCCTGCTAGACGAGGTGGCTGAGGAGCCACTGCCACTGGCAGGCAAAGGCTGTGCCAACCTTCTCAATTTTGATGAGCTGCCTGAGCCGCCAGCTACCTTCTGTGACCCAGAGGAGGAACTAGAAGGGGAGCCCCTAGCTGCCCCCCAGGTCCCAACTCTGCCCTCGGCTCTAGAGGAGCTGGATCAGgagccagagccagagccccACCTGCTGACCAATGGCGAGACCACCCAGAAGGAGGGGACCCAG GCCAGTGAGGGCTACTTCAGCCAATCACAGGAGGAGGAGTTCGCCCAATCGGAAGAGCCGTGCGCAAAGGCCCCGCCTCCTGTGTTCTACAACAAACCTCCAG AAATCGACATCACCTGCTGGGATGCAGACCCAGTaccagaagaggaggagggcttCGAGGGCGGTGATTAG
- the DBN1 gene encoding drebrin isoform X5 has product MAGVSFSGHRLELLAAYEEVIREESAADWALYTYEDGSDDLKLAASGDGGLQELSGHFENQKVMYGFCSVKDSQAALPKYVLINWVGEDVPDARKCACASHVAKVAEFFQGVDVIVNASSVEDIDAGAIGQRLSNGLARLSSPVLHRLRLREDESAEPVGTTYQKTDAAVEMKRLNREQFWEQAKKEEELRKEEERKKALDERLRFEQERMEQERQEQEERERRYREREQQIEEHRRKQQTLEAEEAKRRLKEQSVFGDQRDEEEETQMKKSESEVEEAAAIIAQRPDNPREFFKQQERVASASAGSCDAPSPFNHRPGRPYCPFIKASDSGPSSSSSSSSSPPRTPFPYITCHRTPNLSSSLPCSHLDSHRRMAPTPIPTRSPSDSSTASTPVTEQIERALDEVMSSQPPPLPPPPPQETQEPGPGLDSEETSKEARAAAPEAWAGPGEEPPQAPEPPRGQGSPTEDLMFTAAPEQAVLAAPLEPAAASATAADTPAAEAVETDTATAHTAVATPVTPAAASLIDLWPGNGEEASTAQAEPRVPTPPSGAEVTLAEVPLLDEVAEEPLPLAGKGCANLLNFDELPEPPATFCDPEEELEGEPLAAPQVPTLPSALEELDQEPEPEPHLLTNGETTQKEGTQASEGYFSQSQEEEFAQSEEPCAKAPPPVFYNKPPEIDITCWDADPVPEEEEGFEGGD; this is encoded by the exons ggctctgTACACATATGAGGATGGCTCAGATGACCTCAAGCTTGCAGCATCAGGAG ATGGGGGTTTGCAGGAGCTCTCCGGCCACTTTGAGAACCAGAAGGTGATGTACGGCTTCTGCAGCGTCAAGGACTCCCAGGCTGCTCTGCCAAAATACGTGCTCATCAACTGG GTTGGTGAAGATGTGCCTGATGCCCGAAAATGCGCTTGTGCCAGCCACGTGGCTAAGGTGGCTGAGTTCTTCCAG GGTGTTGATGTGATCGTGAATGCCAGCAGTGTGGAAGACATCGATGCGGGTGCCATCGGACAGCGGCTCTCCAACGGGCTGGCGCGGCTCTCCAGCCCCGTGCTGCACCGACTGCGGCTGCGGGAGGATGAGAGCGCCGAGCCGGTG GGCACCACCTATCAGAAAACGGATGCAGCTGTGGAAATGAAGCGGCTTAACCGCGAGCAGTTCTGGGAGCAGGCCAAG AAGGAGGAAGagctgaggaaggaggaggagcggAAGAAGGCCCTGGATGAGAGACTGAGGTTTGAGCAAGAGCGGATGGAGCAGGAGCGCCaggagcaggaggagcgggaACGGCGCTACCGAGAGCGGGAACAGCAGATCGAGGAGCACAG GAGGAAACAGCAGACTTTAGAAGCCGAGGAGGCCAAGCGGCGGTTGAAGGAGCAGTCTGTCTTT GGTGACCAACGGGACGAGGAGGAAGAGACCCAGATGAAGAAGTCCGAATCGGAGGTAGAG GAGGCAGCGGCCATTATTGCCCAGCGGCCTGACAACCCGCGGGAATTCTTCAAGCAGCAGGAACGAGTTGCATCGGCCTCTGCGGGCAGCTGCGATGCACCCTCGCCCTTCAACCACCGGCCAG GTCGTCCGTACTGCCCTTTCATAAAGGCATCGGACAGtgggccttcctcctcctcctcttcctcctcctcccctccacggACTCCCTTTCCCTATATCACCTGTCACCGCACCCCAaacctctcttcctccctcccat GCAGCCACCTGGACAGCCACCGGAGGATGGCAcctacccccatccccacccgGAGCCCATCTGACTCCAGCACGGCTTCTACCCCTGTCACCGAACAGATTGAGCGGGCTCTGGATGAGGTCATGTCCTCACAGCCTCCACCACTGCCCCCGCCACCCCCGCAAG AGACCCAGGAGCCCGGGCCCGGCCTGGATAGCGAAGAGACCAGCAAAGAGGCCAGAGCCGCAGCCCCTGAGGCCTGGGCCGGCCCCGGGGAGGAGCCCCCACAGGCCCCGGAGCCTCCCCGGGGGCAAGGCAGCCCCACGGAGGACTTGATGTTCACGGCAGCTCCAGAGCAGGCCGTCCTGGCTGCCCCGCTGGAGCCTGCCGCGGCCAGTGCGACCGCAGCTGACACCCCGGCCGCGGAGGCCGTAGAGACCGACACTGCCACTGCTCACACCGCTGTTGCCACCCCCGTAACCCCCGCCGCTGCCAGCCTCATTGACCTATGGCCTGGCAACGGGGAAGAGGCCTCCACAGCCCAGGCTGAGCCTCGGGTCCCCACACCTCCCTCGGGTGCCGAGGTCACTCTGGCAGAGGTACCCCTGCTAGACGAGGTGGCTGAGGAGCCACTGCCACTGGCAGGCAAAGGCTGTGCCAACCTTCTCAATTTTGATGAGCTGCCTGAGCCGCCAGCTACCTTCTGTGACCCAGAGGAGGAACTAGAAGGGGAGCCCCTAGCTGCCCCCCAGGTCCCAACTCTGCCCTCGGCTCTAGAGGAGCTGGATCAGgagccagagccagagccccACCTGCTGACCAATGGCGAGACCACCCAGAAGGAGGGGACCCAG GCCAGTGAGGGCTACTTCAGCCAATCACAGGAGGAGGAGTTCGCCCAATCGGAAGAGCCGTGCGCAAAGGCCCCGCCTCCTGTGTTCTACAACAAACCTCCAG AAATCGACATCACCTGCTGGGATGCAGACCCAGTaccagaagaggaggagggcttCGAGGGCGGTGATTAG
- the DBN1 gene encoding drebrin isoform X6 produces MAGVSFSGHRLELLAAYEEVIREESAADWALYTYEDGSDDLKLAASGDGGLQELSGHFENQKVMYGFCSVKDSQAALPKYVLINWVGEDVPDARKCACASHVAKVAEFFQGVDVIVNASSVEDIDAGAIGQRLSNGLARLSSPVLHRLRLREDESAEPVGTTYQKTDAAVEMKRLNREQFWEQAKKEEELRKEEERKKALDERLRFEQERMEQERQEQEERERRYREREQQIEEHRRKQQTLEAEEAKRRLKEQSVFGDQRDEEEETQMKKSESEVEEAAAIIAQRPDNPREFFKQQERVASASAGSCDAPSPFNHRPGSHLDSHRRMAPTPIPTRSPSDSSTASTPVTEQIERALDEVMSSQPPPLPPPPPQETQEPGPGLDSEETSKEARAAAPEAWAGPGEEPPQAPEPPRGQGSPTEDLMFTAAPEQAVLAAPLEPAAASATAADTPAAEAVETDTATAHTAVATPVTPAAASLIDLWPGNGEEASTAQAEPRVPTPPSGAEVTLAEASEGYFSQSQEEEFAQSEEPCAKAPPPVFYNKPPEIDITCWDADPVPEEEEGFEGGD; encoded by the exons ggctctgTACACATATGAGGATGGCTCAGATGACCTCAAGCTTGCAGCATCAGGAG ATGGGGGTTTGCAGGAGCTCTCCGGCCACTTTGAGAACCAGAAGGTGATGTACGGCTTCTGCAGCGTCAAGGACTCCCAGGCTGCTCTGCCAAAATACGTGCTCATCAACTGG GTTGGTGAAGATGTGCCTGATGCCCGAAAATGCGCTTGTGCCAGCCACGTGGCTAAGGTGGCTGAGTTCTTCCAG GGTGTTGATGTGATCGTGAATGCCAGCAGTGTGGAAGACATCGATGCGGGTGCCATCGGACAGCGGCTCTCCAACGGGCTGGCGCGGCTCTCCAGCCCCGTGCTGCACCGACTGCGGCTGCGGGAGGATGAGAGCGCCGAGCCGGTG GGCACCACCTATCAGAAAACGGATGCAGCTGTGGAAATGAAGCGGCTTAACCGCGAGCAGTTCTGGGAGCAGGCCAAG AAGGAGGAAGagctgaggaaggaggaggagcggAAGAAGGCCCTGGATGAGAGACTGAGGTTTGAGCAAGAGCGGATGGAGCAGGAGCGCCaggagcaggaggagcgggaACGGCGCTACCGAGAGCGGGAACAGCAGATCGAGGAGCACAG GAGGAAACAGCAGACTTTAGAAGCCGAGGAGGCCAAGCGGCGGTTGAAGGAGCAGTCTGTCTTT GGTGACCAACGGGACGAGGAGGAAGAGACCCAGATGAAGAAGTCCGAATCGGAGGTAGAG GAGGCAGCGGCCATTATTGCCCAGCGGCCTGACAACCCGCGGGAATTCTTCAAGCAGCAGGAACGAGTTGCATCGGCCTCTGCGGGCAGCTGCGATGCACCCTCGCCCTTCAACCACCGGCCAG GCAGCCACCTGGACAGCCACCGGAGGATGGCAcctacccccatccccacccgGAGCCCATCTGACTCCAGCACGGCTTCTACCCCTGTCACCGAACAGATTGAGCGGGCTCTGGATGAGGTCATGTCCTCACAGCCTCCACCACTGCCCCCGCCACCCCCGCAAG AGACCCAGGAGCCCGGGCCCGGCCTGGATAGCGAAGAGACCAGCAAAGAGGCCAGAGCCGCAGCCCCTGAGGCCTGGGCCGGCCCCGGGGAGGAGCCCCCACAGGCCCCGGAGCCTCCCCGGGGGCAAGGCAGCCCCACGGAGGACTTGATGTTCACGGCAGCTCCAGAGCAGGCCGTCCTGGCTGCCCCGCTGGAGCCTGCCGCGGCCAGTGCGACCGCAGCTGACACCCCGGCCGCGGAGGCCGTAGAGACCGACACTGCCACTGCTCACACCGCTGTTGCCACCCCCGTAACCCCCGCCGCTGCCAGCCTCATTGACCTATGGCCTGGCAACGGGGAAGAGGCCTCCACAGCCCAGGCTGAGCCTCGGGTCCCCACACCTCCCTCGGGTGCCGAGGTCACTCTGGCAGAG GCCAGTGAGGGCTACTTCAGCCAATCACAGGAGGAGGAGTTCGCCCAATCGGAAGAGCCGTGCGCAAAGGCCCCGCCTCCTGTGTTCTACAACAAACCTCCAG AAATCGACATCACCTGCTGGGATGCAGACCCAGTaccagaagaggaggagggcttCGAGGGCGGTGATTAG
- the DBN1 gene encoding drebrin isoform X4: protein MAGVSFSGHRLELLAAYEEVIREESAADWALYTYEDGSDDLKLAASGDGGLQELSGHFENQKVMYGFCSVKDSQAALPKYVLINWGVDVIVNASSVEDIDAGAIGQRLSNGLARLSSPVLHRLRLREDESAEPVGTTYQKTDAAVEMKRLNREQFWEQAKKEEELRKEEERKKALDERLRFEQERMEQERQEQEERERRYREREQQIEEHRRKQQTLEAEEAKRRLKEQSVFGDQRDEEEETQMKKSESEVEEAAAIIAQRPDNPREFFKQQERVASASAGSCDAPSPFNHRPGSHLDSHRRMAPTPIPTRSPSDSSTASTPVTEQIERALDEVMSSQPPPLPPPPPQETQEPGPGLDSEETSKEARAAAPEAWAGPGEEPPQAPEPPRGQGSPTEDLMFTAAPEQAVLAAPLEPAAASATAADTPAAEAVETDTATAHTAVATPVTPAAASLIDLWPGNGEEASTAQAEPRVPTPPSGAEVTLAEVPLLDEVAEEPLPLAGKGCANLLNFDELPEPPATFCDPEEELEGEPLAAPQVPTLPSALEELDQEPEPEPHLLTNGETTQKEGTQASEGYFSQSQEEEFAQSEEPCAKAPPPVFYNKPPEIDITCWDADPVPEEEEGFEGGD from the exons ggctctgTACACATATGAGGATGGCTCAGATGACCTCAAGCTTGCAGCATCAGGAG ATGGGGGTTTGCAGGAGCTCTCCGGCCACTTTGAGAACCAGAAGGTGATGTACGGCTTCTGCAGCGTCAAGGACTCCCAGGCTGCTCTGCCAAAATACGTGCTCATCAACTGG GGTGTTGATGTGATCGTGAATGCCAGCAGTGTGGAAGACATCGATGCGGGTGCCATCGGACAGCGGCTCTCCAACGGGCTGGCGCGGCTCTCCAGCCCCGTGCTGCACCGACTGCGGCTGCGGGAGGATGAGAGCGCCGAGCCGGTG GGCACCACCTATCAGAAAACGGATGCAGCTGTGGAAATGAAGCGGCTTAACCGCGAGCAGTTCTGGGAGCAGGCCAAG AAGGAGGAAGagctgaggaaggaggaggagcggAAGAAGGCCCTGGATGAGAGACTGAGGTTTGAGCAAGAGCGGATGGAGCAGGAGCGCCaggagcaggaggagcgggaACGGCGCTACCGAGAGCGGGAACAGCAGATCGAGGAGCACAG GAGGAAACAGCAGACTTTAGAAGCCGAGGAGGCCAAGCGGCGGTTGAAGGAGCAGTCTGTCTTT GGTGACCAACGGGACGAGGAGGAAGAGACCCAGATGAAGAAGTCCGAATCGGAGGTAGAG GAGGCAGCGGCCATTATTGCCCAGCGGCCTGACAACCCGCGGGAATTCTTCAAGCAGCAGGAACGAGTTGCATCGGCCTCTGCGGGCAGCTGCGATGCACCCTCGCCCTTCAACCACCGGCCAG GCAGCCACCTGGACAGCCACCGGAGGATGGCAcctacccccatccccacccgGAGCCCATCTGACTCCAGCACGGCTTCTACCCCTGTCACCGAACAGATTGAGCGGGCTCTGGATGAGGTCATGTCCTCACAGCCTCCACCACTGCCCCCGCCACCCCCGCAAG AGACCCAGGAGCCCGGGCCCGGCCTGGATAGCGAAGAGACCAGCAAAGAGGCCAGAGCCGCAGCCCCTGAGGCCTGGGCCGGCCCCGGGGAGGAGCCCCCACAGGCCCCGGAGCCTCCCCGGGGGCAAGGCAGCCCCACGGAGGACTTGATGTTCACGGCAGCTCCAGAGCAGGCCGTCCTGGCTGCCCCGCTGGAGCCTGCCGCGGCCAGTGCGACCGCAGCTGACACCCCGGCCGCGGAGGCCGTAGAGACCGACACTGCCACTGCTCACACCGCTGTTGCCACCCCCGTAACCCCCGCCGCTGCCAGCCTCATTGACCTATGGCCTGGCAACGGGGAAGAGGCCTCCACAGCCCAGGCTGAGCCTCGGGTCCCCACACCTCCCTCGGGTGCCGAGGTCACTCTGGCAGAGGTACCCCTGCTAGACGAGGTGGCTGAGGAGCCACTGCCACTGGCAGGCAAAGGCTGTGCCAACCTTCTCAATTTTGATGAGCTGCCTGAGCCGCCAGCTACCTTCTGTGACCCAGAGGAGGAACTAGAAGGGGAGCCCCTAGCTGCCCCCCAGGTCCCAACTCTGCCCTCGGCTCTAGAGGAGCTGGATCAGgagccagagccagagccccACCTGCTGACCAATGGCGAGACCACCCAGAAGGAGGGGACCCAG GCCAGTGAGGGCTACTTCAGCCAATCACAGGAGGAGGAGTTCGCCCAATCGGAAGAGCCGTGCGCAAAGGCCCCGCCTCCTGTGTTCTACAACAAACCTCCAG AAATCGACATCACCTGCTGGGATGCAGACCCAGTaccagaagaggaggagggcttCGAGGGCGGTGATTAG